A window from bacterium encodes these proteins:
- a CDS encoding DUF1554 domain-containing protein: MGKDMSHNRAASQRTLGIAALALLSLAVVPGVATAQNIGVFVTSNPSPGSFGGLSGGDGFCNGQGLPAFPGSGPWVAWLSTDGNDARDRIAQPGAGGAYVLAALPTTVIADNLTDLTDGTLDHPIERDENGVLVLSGSVWTGTNEDGTATGIDCSDWTDSTAASTATVGSIVTALPSDWSRVGTTPCNSVSRLYCFGSLPTVPAIPSQGLYFLLVLLLAGGAYLCRQRQAVG, translated from the coding sequence ATGGGGAAGGACATGAGTCACAACAGAGCCGCCTCGCAAAGGACGCTGGGAATCGCTGCCCTTGCACTCCTGAGCCTCGCCGTCGTACCTGGAGTCGCGACGGCCCAAAATATCGGTGTATTTGTAACCAGTAATCCGAGCCCGGGCAGTTTCGGAGGGCTCTCCGGCGGCGACGGGTTCTGCAACGGCCAGGGCTTGCCGGCATTTCCCGGGAGCGGCCCCTGGGTGGCCTGGCTGTCTACCGATGGCAACGACGCCCGCGACAGGATCGCTCAACCCGGAGCTGGCGGAGCCTATGTGTTGGCGGCGTTGCCAACAACCGTAATTGCAGACAACCTGACGGATCTCACGGATGGAACCCTGGATCATCCGATCGAGCGGGACGAAAACGGAGTACTTGTTCTTAGCGGTAGTGTCTGGACGGGCACGAATGAAGATGGGACGGCGACAGGAATCGATTGCAGTGATTGGACTGATAGCACCGCTGCTTCGACCGCAACTGTCGGCTCGATTGTGACCGCCCTTCCCTCAGACTGGAGCAGGGTTGGAACCACCCCATGCAATTCAGTATCGAGGCTTTATTGTTTTGGGTCCCTACCGACGGTCCCCGCGATCCCGAGTCAGGGTTTGTACTTCTTGCTCGTTCTACTCCTCGCCGGTGGCGCGTATCTGTGCCGGCAGCGGCAGGCGGTCGGCTGA